A genomic segment from Oncorhynchus keta strain PuntledgeMale-10-30-2019 chromosome 7, Oket_V2, whole genome shotgun sequence encodes:
- the LOC127931091 gene encoding uncharacterized protein LOC127931091 isoform X3, translating into MGRFNRVPEPDKNPKVSLCRSVTLPLAIEMGRFNRVPEPDKHPKVSLCRSVTLPLAIEMGRFNRVPEPDKHPKVSLCRSVTLPLAIEMGRFNRVPEPDKHPKVSLCRSVTLPLAIEMGRFNRVPEPDKHPKVSLCRSVTLPLAIEMGRFNREPEPDKHPKVSLCRSVTLPLAIEMGRFNREPEPDKHPKVSLCRSVTLPLAIEMGRFNRVPEPDKHPKVSLCRSVTLPLAIEMGRFNREPEPDKHPKVSLCRSVTLPLAIEMGRFNRVPEPDKHPKVSLCRSVTLPLAIEMGRFNKVPEEEKLCLL; encoded by the exons ATGGGTAGATTTAACAGAGTGCCTGAACCTGACAAAAATCCTAAGGTCAGTTTGTGCCGATCCGTCACCCTCCCTCTGGCTATAGAGATGGGTAGATTTAACAGAGTGCCTGAACCTGACAAACATCCTAAGGTCAGTTTGTGCCGATCCGTCACCCTCCCTCTGGCTATAGAGATGGGTAGATTTAACAGAGTGCCTGAACCTGACAAACATCCTAAGGTCAGTTTGTGCCGATCCGTCACCCTCCCTCTGGCTATAGAGATGGGTAGATTTAACAGAGTGCCTGAACCTGACAAACATCCTAAG GTCAGTTTGTGCCGATCCGTCACCCTCCCTCTGGCTATAGAGATGGGTAGATTTAACAGAGTGCCTGAACCTGACAAACATCCTAAGGTCAGTTTGTGCCGATCCGTCACCCTCCCTCTGGCTATAGAGATGGGTAGATTTAACAGAGAGCCTGAACCTGACAAACATCCTAAG GTCAGTTTGTGCCGATCCGTCACCCTCCCTCTGGCTATAGAGATGGGTAGATTTAACAGAGAGCCTGAACCTGACAAACATCCTAAG GTCAGTTTGTGCCGATCCGTCACCCTCCCTCTGGCTATAGAGATGGGTAGATTTAACAGAGTGCCTGAACCTGACAAACATCCTAAGGTCAGTTTGTGCCGATCCGTCACCCTCCCTCTGGCTATAGAGATGGGTAGATTTAACAGAGAGCCTGAACCTGACAAACATCCTAAGGTCAGTTTGTGCCGATCCGTCACCCTCCCTCTGGCTATAGAGATGGGTAGATTTAACAGAGTGCCTGAACCTGACAAACATCCTAAGGTCAGTTTGTGCCGATCCGTCACCCTCCCTCTGGCTATAGAGATGGGTAGATTTAACAAAGTGCCTGAAGAGGAAAAACTTTGCCTGCTGTGA
- the LOC127931091 gene encoding uncharacterized protein LOC127931091 isoform X1 encodes MGRFNRVPEPDKNPKVSLCRSVTLPLAIEMGRFNRVPEPDKHPKVSLCRSVTLPLAIEMGRFNRVPEPDKHPKVSLCRSVTLPLAIEMGRFNRVPEPDKHPKVSLCRSVTLPLAIEMGRFNRVPEPDKHPKVSLCRSVTLPLAIEMGRFNREPEPDKHPKVSLCRSVTLPLAIEMGRFNRVPEPDKHPKVSLCRSVTLPLAIEMGRFNRVPEPDKHPKVSLCRSVTLPLAIEMGRFNRVPEPDKHPKVSLCRSVTLPLAIEMGRFNRVPEPDKHPKVSLCRSVTLPLAIEMGRFNREPEPDKHPKVSLCRSVTLPLAIEMGRFNRVPEPDKHPKVSLCRSVTLPLAIEMGRFNKVPEEEKLCLL; translated from the exons ATGGGTAGATTTAACAGAGTGCCTGAACCTGACAAAAATCCTAAGGTCAGTTTGTGCCGATCCGTCACCCTCCCTCTGGCTATAGAGATGGGTAGATTTAACAGAGTGCCTGAACCTGACAAACATCCTAAGGTCAGTTTGTGCCGATCCGTCACCCTCCCTCTGGCTATAGAGATGGGTAGATTTAACAGAGTGCCTGAACCTGACAAACATCCTAAGGTCAGTTTGTGCCGATCCGTCACCCTCCCTCTGGCTATAGAGATGGGTAGATTTAACAGAGTGCCTGAACCTGACAAACATCCTAAG GTCAGTTTGTGCCGATCCGTCACCCTCCCTCTGGCTATAGAGATGGGTAGATTTAACAGAGTGCCTGAACCTGACAAACATCCTAAGGTCAGTTTGTGCCGATCCGTCACCCTCCCTCTGGCTATAGAGATGGGTAGATTTAACAGAGAGCCTGAACCTGACAAACATCCTAAGGTCAGTTTGTGCCGATCCGTTACCCTCCCTCTGGCTATAGAGATGGGTAGATTTAACAGAGTGCCTGAACCTGACAAACATCCTAAGGTCAGTTTGTGCCGATCCGTCACCCTCCCTCTGGCTATAGAGATGGGTAGATTTAACAGAGTGCCTGAACCTGACAAACATCCTAAG GTCAGTTTGTGCCGATCCGTCACCCTCCCTCTGGCTATAGAGATGGGTAGATTTAACAGAGTGCCTGAACCTGACAAACATCCTAAGGTCAGTTTGTGCCGATCCGTCACCCTCCCTCTGGCTATAGAGATGGGTAGATTTAACAGAGTGCCTGAACCTGACAAACATCCTAAGGTCAGTTTGTGCCGATCCGTCACCCTCCCTCTGGCTATAGAGATGGGTAGATTTAACAGAGAGCCTGAACCTGACAAACATCCTAAGGTCAGTTTGTGCCGATCCGTCACCCTCCCTCTGGCTATAGAGATGGGTAGATTTAACAGAGTGCCTGAACCTGACAAACATCCTAAGGTCAGTTTGTGCCGATCCGTCACCCTCCCTCTGGCTATAGAGATGGGTAGATTTAACAAAGTGCCTGAAGAGGAAAAACTTTGCCTGCTGTGA
- the LOC127931091 gene encoding uncharacterized protein LOC127931091 isoform X2, whose product MGRFNRVPEPDKNPKVSLCRSVTLPLAIEMGRFNRVPEPDKHPKVSLCRSVTLPLAIEMGRFNRVPEPDKHPKVSLCRSVTLPLAIEMGRFNRVPEPDKHPKVSLCRSVTLPLAIEMGRFNRVPEPDKHPKVSLCRSVTLPLAIEMGRFNREPEPDKHPKVSLCRSVTLPLAIEMGRFNRVPEPDKHPKVSLCRSVTLPLAIEMGRFNRVPEPDKHPKVSLCRSVTLPLAIEMGRFNRVPEPDKHPKVSLCRSVTLPLAIEMGRFNRVPEPDKHPKVSLCRSVTLPLAIEMGRFNRVPEPDKHPKVSLCRSVTLPLAIEMGRFNKVPEEEKLCLL is encoded by the exons ATGGGTAGATTTAACAGAGTGCCTGAACCTGACAAAAATCCTAAGGTCAGTTTGTGCCGATCCGTCACCCTCCCTCTGGCTATAGAGATGGGTAGATTTAACAGAGTGCCTGAACCTGACAAACATCCTAAGGTCAGTTTGTGCCGATCCGTCACCCTCCCTCTGGCTATAGAGATGGGTAGATTTAACAGAGTGCCTGAACCTGACAAACATCCTAAGGTCAGTTTGTGCCGATCCGTCACCCTCCCTCTGGCTATAGAGATGGGTAGATTTAACAGAGTGCCTGAACCTGACAAACATCCTAAG GTCAGTTTGTGCCGATCCGTCACCCTCCCTCTGGCTATAGAGATGGGTAGATTTAACAGAGTGCCTGAACCTGACAAACATCCTAAGGTCAGTTTGTGCCGATCCGTCACCCTCCCTCTGGCTATAGAGATGGGTAGATTTAACAGAGAGCCTGAACCTGACAAACATCCTAAGGTCAGTTTGTGCCGATCCGTTACCCTCCCTCTGGCTATAGAGATGGGTAGATTTAACAGAGTGCCTGAACCTGACAAACATCCTAAGGTCAGTTTGTGCCGATCCGTCACCCTCCCTCTGGCTATAGAGATGGGTAGATTTAACAGAGTGCCTGAACCTGACAAACATCCTAAG GTCAGTTTGTGCCGATCCGTCACCCTCCCTCTGGCTATAGAGATGGGTAGATTTAACAGAGTGCCTGAACCTGACAAACATCCTAAGGTCAGTTTGTGCCGATCCGTCACCCTCCCTCTGGCTATAGAGATGGGTAGATTTAACAGAGTGCCTGAACCTGACAAACATCCTAAG GTCAGTTTGTGCCGATCCGTCACCCTCCCTCTGGCTATAGAGATGGGTAGATTTAACAGAGTGCCTGAACCTGACAAACATCCTAAGGTCAGTTTGTGCCGATCCGTCACCCTCCCTCTGGCTATAGAGATGGGTAGATTTAACAAAGTGCCTGAAGAGGAAAAACTTTGCCTGCTGTGA